The Macrobrachium nipponense isolate FS-2020 chromosome 46, ASM1510439v2, whole genome shotgun sequence genome has a segment encoding these proteins:
- the LOC135214884 gene encoding uncharacterized protein LOC135214884 codes for MTLIVSPGEDVLSSSSDDGDSGCLAGSPDLKEDSRLGKHHDIILTSKLKRLSLQDVKTLQVSTREGGGQEGVPAPADVTHLPEDNVTNAINLVNGENKGSHNGEESECDKQGMKEKLPDGLGLNSTLSNVDNGNDIVIGSKVKESRQNNEISERRLEGPAVISSPVVHLASQVHCRESGRSSERDFPSPNQKSSLAVQLTSPPGSNSCNGSSNSGLVGDDVTETLISAAHPSTSGKGCENRDEAGGYVEGEVTVGDAHTNTGVTVNGGEETSGEKDNAVDQSSRDNEAVSVDTQRSHPPEKEGEAQSDIHRAKQKINLMRQNFLSSLSADDDDFEQPDFIVLPHHSDHPEDEDWLGDGDNGDKTQTRESKVENNDSLDAEEREGKCSSEVTEVIAGPECGSHLTNGDDFVQEAGEGEGEGDESEEKDRGRKESSVVPGAASSSGECQVIQDTLNAPAFYGDEHLDREKHIATAQDNATTSLDHVPRENILSAKGRDNGQVSSVNALVMEASARLMEHEVSGRDEPTDILVTDGTTTLCGSVISHHVTCEGALTVPPETAVMGESDRDIATADSSPVVKPQSTPPLELPPSFPRHRPHPLSSPQSPCLFARDGSGSPPNYLKSQSASFVNLLMLQSRKHKRLHRLRLPDTSPTTVASPEEDQGEGKRVGGTASGAAGNDEDNEEGECNRRLLQTPQSPSAQPPQQLGNPHVRPSAPSPSSPSSPTSSVGAANTHCGTTDQLLLFHSGPPPPPPPPSPPPPPPLHGIHPHSSAEYAVGLSSHHPRQARLPLPLCADRDEGHVRRQSASQASGRSASDHLREVIKATSISKGLEDESQRHHDETFSDVSVVAAEKDSVCENDSHRSDRVNKQLLNDSKSESRSVLTRENDAVYENESHCSDNSCLGYLNFDHESFVDSDNEYDIKQKNRLREACKDIARALNTLPSPLPEDEDKVTPRIVCSSEVMYHDTRPQYRDQQVEAHLSDTDDPLLSSAQVRSCGTSTASDEDRRNSFYDNCSMNEGHCDCGRCDTSDVELDPKSQFPPSPARFSPTPYPAAPVAEGH; via the coding sequence ATGACCTTGATAGTGTCCCCAGGGGAGGATGTGCTCTCCTCCAGCAGCGACGATGGCGACAGCGGCTGCCTAGCGGGATCTCCCGACCTGAAGGAGGACTCGCGCCTCGGCAAGCATCACGACATCATCTTGACTTCGAAGCTGAAGCGCCTTTCCCTGCAGGATGTCAAGACACTCCAGGTGTCCACGAGAGAGGGCGGCGGGCAGGAAGGCGTTCCCGCGCCCGCCGACGTCACCCACCTACCCGAAGATAATGTCACGAATGCGATCAATCTCGTGAACGGCGAAAATAAAGGTAGCCATAATGGCGAAGAGAGTGAGTGTGATAAACAGGGAATGAAAGAAAAGCTCCCAGATGGATTGGGATTGAATAGTACTTTAAGTAATGTTGATAACGGAAATGATATAGTTATTGGAAGTAAAGTGAAGGAAAGTCGTCAAAATAACGAAATATCGGAGCGCAGACTGGAGGGTCCGGCGGTGATCTCGTCGCCTGTCGTTCATCTGGCGTCTCAGGTTCACTGCCGCGAATCGGGTAGGTCTAGCGAACGTGATTTCCCCTCACCAAACCAAAAAAGCTCGCTGGCGGTGCAGTTGACATCCCCCCCGGGTAGTAACAGTTGTAATGGCAGTAGCAACAGTGGTTTGGTGGGTGATGACGTCACTGAAACCCTAATCTCTGCTGCTCATCCTTCAACCTCAGGGAAAGGGTGTGAAAACAGAGACGAAGCTGGAGGTTACGTCGAGGGTGAGGTGACGGTTGGCGACGCCCACACGAATACAGGTGTAACCGTTAATGGCGGCGAGGAGACGTCAGGTGAAAAAGATAATGCAGTCGATCAATCATCCCGTGATAACGAGGCGGTATCCGTCGATACCCAGAGGAGTCATCCCCCAGAGAAGGAAGGGGAGGCCCAGAGTGACATCCATCGAGCGAAACAGAAGATAAATCTTATGAGGCAGAATTTCTTGTCGTCCCTGTCTGCCGACGATGACGATTTCGAACAGCCTGACTTCATCGTCTTACCGCATCATTCCGATCACCCAGAAGACGAAGACTGGCTGGGTGATGGGGACAATGGTGACAAGACGCAAACACGAGAGAGTAAGGTTGAAAATAACGATTCCTTAGacgcagaagagagagagggcaaatgcAGCTCTGAGGTGACTGAGGTAATAGCAGGGCCAGAGTGTGGGAGCCACTTGACTAATGGAGATGATTTTGTGCAGgaagcgggggagggggagggggagggggacgagAGTGAAGAGAAGGACAGAGGAAGAAAGGAATCGTCAGTAGTGCCAGGTGCTGCAAGCTCGAGTGGCGAGTGTCAGGTCATTCAGGATACCCTTAACGCTCCTGCTTTTTATGGCGACGAACATCTGGACAGAGAAAAGCACATAGCCACTGCGCAGGACAACGCCACCACTTCACTGGATCATGTTCCTCGGGAGAATATTTTATCAGCGAAGGGAAGGGACAATGGCCAAGTTTCTAGCGTCAACGCGTTGGTTATGGAGGCGTCTGCTAGGCTCATGGAACACGAGGTATCTGGGAGAGATGAACCCACAGACATTCTGGTCACCGACGGTACCACAACTTTGTGTGGAAGTGTCATCAGTCATCATGTTACTTGCGAGGGCGCTCTTACTGTTCCACCTGAAACTGCCGTTATGGGTGAGAGTGATCGCGACATCGCTACTGCCGATTCCAGCCCCGTGGTCAAGCCTCAAAGCACGCCGCCCCTCGAActtcccccttccttcccccgtcaccgcccccaccccctttcttcCCCTCAATCGCCTTGCTTGTTCGCGAGAGATGGTTCCGGCTCCCCTCCCAACTATCTCAAATCCCAGTCAGCCAGTTTCGTCAATCTCCTGATGCTCCAGTCCAGGAAGCACAAGAGATTGCATCGTCTACGTTTGCCAGACACGTCCCCGACGACGGTGGCATCTCCCGAAGAAGAccagggggaggggaagagggtGGGGGGAACCGCGAGTGGCGCTGCTGGCAATGACGAGGACAACGAGGAAGGGGAGTGCAATAGGCGCTTGCTGCAAACGCCGCAGTCCCCATCCGCGCAACCTCCACAGCAACTTGGAAATCCACACGTGCGTCCCTccgccccctccccttcctccccttcctccccaaCCTCCTCCGTCGGCGCCGCCAACACTCATTGCGGAACGACAGACCAGTTGCTGTTGTTCCACTctggccctcctcctcctcctcctccgccttcccctcctcctcctccgcctctccATGGTATTCATCCACATTCTTCTGCTGAATACGCCGTAGGACTGTCGTCACACCATCCTCGACAAGCACGTCTGCCGCTGCCCTTGTGTGCCGATAGAGACGAAGGACACGTCAGGAGGCAGTCGGCGAGCCAAGCGTCAGGCAGGAGTGCGAGTGATCACCTAAGGGAAGTCATCAAAGCTACCTCGATTTCGAAGGGATTGGAAGACGAAAGTCAACGTCATCACGACGAAACTTTCAGTGATGTGAGTGTTGTTGCCGCTGAAAAGGACAGTGTTTGTGAAAATGACTCTCATCGTAGTGACAGAGTAAACAAACAACTCTTGAATGACTCGAAAAGTGAATCGCGAAGTGTTTTAACCCGTGAGAACGACGCTGTATACGAAAATGAGTCGCACTGCAGTGACAATTCGTGCTTAGGTTATCTGAACTTCGACCACGAGAGTTTCGTCGACAGTGACAACGAGTACGACATCAAGCAAAAGAACAGACTGAGGGAAGCTTGCAAAGATATCGCCCGGGCACTGAACACGCTCCCTTCCCCTCTGCCCGAGGATGAAGACAAGGTCACCCCGAGGATAGTTTGCAGTAGCGAGGTCATGTACCACGACACCAGACCCCAGTACCGCGATCAACAGGTAGAGGCACACCTCTCCGACACCGACGACCCCTTGTTGTCGTCGGCGCAGGTGAGGAGCTGTGGCACCAGCACCGCCTCCGACGAAGACCGACGGAATAGCTTTTACGATAATTGTAGCATGAACGAAGGCCACTGTGACTGTGGTCGATGTGATACTAGTGATGTAGAGTTAGACCCCAAAAGTCagttccccccctcccccgcccggttctcccccaccccctatcCCGCCGCCCCCGTCGCAGAGGGCCATTAA